GAAGCGGGCAAGGTCGAATTTACCGTAGAACTGGAAGACATCCACATGAACATTGAGGCGCGCCTTATCGAACGGATCGGCGCCGTCGGCGGCAAGCTCCACACCGGCCGGAGCCGTAATGACCAGGTCGCGGTCGATATCCGCCTCTACCTGCGCGATGAAATCGACAGTGTCCTCGCTTACCTGGCGGCGCTTGAAATCTCACTCATCAAGCAGGCCGAGCGGAATCTCGACGTCATCATGCCCGGCTTCACCCATTTGCAGACCGCTCAACCGATTCTCTACAGCCATCACATGCTCGCTTATCGCGAGATGATCGCGCGCGACACCAGCCGACTGAAAGACTTACGCGCGCGCTTCAACCTTCTGCCTTTGGGCGCAGGCGCCCTGGCCGGCACCACCTTCCCCATCGACCGGGAGTGGGTAGCCGACAAACTCGGGTTCGACGGCGTCACCCGCAACAGCCTCGACTCTGTCTCGGACCGCGACTTCGCCATCGAGTTCTGCAGTTTCGCCAGTATCCTGATGATGCACCTCTCGCGCCTTTCGGAAGAGCTGATCCTCTGGTCGAGCGCCAGTTTCAATTTTATCGAACTTTCCGATGCCTTCTGCACCGGCAGTTCGATCATGCCGCAGAAGAAGAACCCTGATGTGCCTGAACTCGTCCGCGGCAAAACCGGCCGGGTCTACGGCAACCTGATGAGCATGCTGACCCTGATGAAATCGCTGCCGCTGGCCTATAACAAGGACATGCAGGAAGATAAG
Above is a genomic segment from Geopsychrobacter electrodiphilus DSM 16401 containing:
- the argH gene encoding argininosuccinate lyase, whose protein sequence is MTQNKLWGGRFTQPTNKFVEEFTASIEFDQRLYAYDIQGSKAHAEMLGRQSIIAVADAEQIIAGLDGILRDIEAGKVEFTVELEDIHMNIEARLIERIGAVGGKLHTGRSRNDQVAVDIRLYLRDEIDSVLAYLAALEISLIKQAERNLDVIMPGFTHLQTAQPILYSHHMLAYREMIARDTSRLKDLRARFNLLPLGAGALAGTTFPIDREWVADKLGFDGVTRNSLDSVSDRDFAIEFCSFASILMMHLSRLSEELILWSSASFNFIELSDAFCTGSSIMPQKKNPDVPELVRGKTGRVYGNLMSMLTLMKSLPLAYNKDMQEDKEPLFDSIDTIKGSLKIFADMIDQMQVKADNMRNAAAQGFSTATDVADYCVRKGLPFRQAHEVVGKTVRYCVETGKDIPELSLEEFRSFSGLIDADIYDYVTLEASVNARKATGGTAREAVERELARLKSC